In one Bos mutus isolate GX-2022 chromosome 19, NWIPB_WYAK_1.1, whole genome shotgun sequence genomic region, the following are encoded:
- the ALKBH5 gene encoding RNA demethylase ALKBH5 has protein sequence MAAASGYTDLREKLKSMTSRDNYKAGSREAAAAAAAAVAAAAAAAAAAEPYAAPGAKRKYPEDSDPERSDFEEQQLQKEEEARKVKSGIRQMRLFSQDECAKIEARIDEVVSRAEKGLYNEHTVDRAPLRNKYFFGEGYTYGAQLQKRGPGQERLYPPGDVDEIPEWVHQLVIQKLVEHRVIPEGFVNSAVINDYQPGGCIVSHVDPIHIFERPIVSVSFFSDSALCFGCKFQFKPIRVSEPVLSLPVRRGSVTVLSGYAADEITHCIRPQDIKERRAVIILRKTRLDAPRLETKSLSSSVLPPSYASDRLSGNNRDPALKPKRSHRKADPDAAHRPRILEMDKEENRRSVLLPAHRRAGRFSSENYRRKSYEPGEDCSEAAGSPARKVKMRRH, from the exons ATGGCGGCCGCCAGCGGCTACACGGACCTGCGGGAGAAGCTCAAGTCCATGACGTCCCGGGACAACTACAAGGCGGGCAGTCGGGaggccgcggccgccgccgccgccgccgtggctgctgccgccgccgccgccgccgcggccgaGCCCTACGCGGCGCCCGGAGCCAAGCGCAAGTACCCGGAGGACTCGGACCCCGAGCGCAGCGACTTcgaggagcagcagctgcagaaggaggaggaggcacgCAAGGTGAAGAGCGGCATCCGTCAGATGCGCCTGTTCAGCCAGGACGAGTGCGCCAAGATCGAGGCCCGCATCGATGAGGTGGTGTCCCGCGCCGAAAAGGGCCTGTACAACGAGCACACGGTGGACCGGGCCCCGCTGCGCAACAAGTACTTCTTCGGCGAGGGCTACACGTACGGCGCGCAGCTGCAGAAGCGCGGGCCCGGCCAGGAGCGCCTCTACCCCCCCGGCGACGTGGACGAGATCCCCGAGTGGGTGCACCAGCTGGTCATCCAGAAGCTGGTGGAGCACCGCGTCATCCCCGAGGGCTTCGTCAACAGCGCCGTCATCAACGACTACCAGCCTGGCGGCTGCATCGTGTCCCACGTGGACCCCATCCACATCTTCGAGCGCCCCATCGTGTCCGTGTCCTTCTTCAGCGACTCCGCGCTCTGCTTCGGCTGCAAGTTCCAGTTCAAGCCTATCCGGGTGTCGGAGCCCGTGCTTTCCCTGCCGGTGCGCAGGGGGAGCGTGACTGTGCTCAG TGGATACGCTGCTGATGAAATCACCCACTGCATCCGGCCTCAGGACATCAAGGAGCGCAGAGCGGTCATCATCCTCAGGAA GACGAGATTAGATGCACCCCGATTGGAAACCAAGTCCCTGAGCAGCTCCGTGCTGCCACCCAGCTATGCCTCAGATCGTCTGTCGGGAAACAACAGGGACCCCGCTCTGAAACCCAAGCGGTCTCACCGCAAGGCAGACCCCGATGCTGCCCACAG GCCTCGGATTCTGGAGATGGACAAGGAGGAGAACCGGCGGTCTGTGCTGTTGCCCGCACACCGGCGGGCAGGCCGCTTCAGCTCCGAGAACTACCGGCGCAAGTCCTACGAGCCCGGGGAGGACTGCTCGGAGGCGGCGGGCAGCCCCGCCCGCAAGGTGAAGATGCGGCGGCACTAA